The Harpia harpyja isolate bHarHar1 chromosome 13, bHarHar1 primary haplotype, whole genome shotgun sequence genome contains a region encoding:
- the CALM2 gene encoding calmodulin-2: MADQLTEEQIAEFKEAFSLFDKDGDGTITTKELGTVMRSLGQNPTEAELQDMINEVDADGNGTIDFPEFLTMMARKMKDTDSEEEIREAFRVFDKDGNGYISAAELRHVMTNLGEKLTDEEVDEMIREADIDGDGQVNYEEFVQMMTAK, encoded by the exons AATTCAAAGAAGCTTTTTCACTATTTGACAAGGATGGTGATGGTACTATAACTACAAAGGAGTTGGGGACAGTGATGAGATCGCTTGGTCAAAACCCCACAGAAGCAGAGCTACAGGATATGATCAATGAAGTAGATGCTGATG GCAATGGCACAATTGACTTTCCAGAGTTTCTGACAATGAtggcaagaaaaatgaaagatacaGATAGTGAAGAAGAAATCAGAGAAGCGTTCCGTGTGTTCGACAAG gatGGTAATGGTTACATTAGTGCTGCAGAACTCCGTCATGTGATGACAAATCTTGGGGAGAAGCTAACAGATGAAGAAGTTGATGAAATGATTAGGGAAGCAGACATTGATGGTGATGGTCAAGTAAACTATGAAG AGTTTGTACAAATGATGACAGCGAAGTGA